A single genomic interval of Flavihumibacter rivuli harbors:
- a CDS encoding DUF1648 domain-containing protein, with translation MAKDQEDVVKPARMKIINQASIIIVVAIWLLAAGFFRHLPADVPIHFNWQGAPDHVGSKKLIFILPVLATLLNLLLGYLARHPELHNYPVKITKANSASWYERSAWLLFIVRLIVSAIFLVLTLIVIVSALRCQSDKLFYLLTALVLAIPAGIAWVLIRPLSSKPS, from the coding sequence ATGGCAAAAGATCAGGAGGATGTTGTAAAACCTGCACGTATGAAGATAATCAACCAGGCTTCCATTATCATTGTGGTTGCAATATGGTTGTTGGCAGCCGGTTTTTTCCGGCATCTGCCGGCAGATGTACCAATTCATTTCAATTGGCAAGGGGCGCCTGATCATGTTGGCAGTAAGAAATTAATTTTTATCCTTCCGGTATTGGCTACCTTACTGAACCTGTTACTTGGATACCTAGCCAGGCACCCGGAATTGCATAATTATCCAGTGAAGATCACAAAGGCTAATTCAGCTAGCTGGTACGAAAGAAGCGCCTGGTTACTTTTTATCGTTCGCCTGATTGTTTCAGCTATTTTTCTTGTACTAACCCTCATTGTGATAGTTTCAGCACTCAGGTGCCAGTCAGACAAGTTGTTTTACCTGCTTACAGCCTTGGTGCTTGCAATACCAGCTGGGATCGCCTGGGTATTAATTCGCCCTCTGTCTTCGAAACCTTCCTGA
- a CDS encoding PKD domain-containing protein, with amino-acid sequence MNLQKRLGAVVLSLLITLMVNGQSNIVMQSDFEANSIVYGWDFQHSCCSYSLTRSNLVRRTGNNSMRVELRRWDADVEGSKRAEIVENSNPFPPNPDQRWFAFSNFLPADFQRDSAYDLLAQWVAVASATRQTPTPPLSLQIFRGDWVLVVRYDSVDINQDRGANIRTRMINLGPWQRGVWNDWVFYYEPSDSDQGLIRVWRNNQLLLEYRGKNYYKGAFSPFFKVGIYKWAWAAGWNVPAETSVINSRVYFVDNVRVGNRNAILNDFVIPSPAPTNALPIVYGGNNQVSNATIDRATINGSASYDTDGTIVEYRWTQESGPNVAALETPNSPITRMTGLVQGMYRFRLTARDNAGGVAYGFVNVEQQGFSTANLMPIVQTGPTRIVSLPTTTSFLSASGTYDPDGSIVGYTWTQESGPAPATIVSPNSISTNISGLVRGNYYFRLTATDNRGGMATGYVQVFVDSSGTGTPVTTNQLPVPVTNSNQTITLPTNSVTLDGRASYDPDGLVTRYTWVQLTGPRSSPMSTPSAPVTSVNWMTLAGDYTFRLFITDDRGASAGSQVITIKVNPEGTPPPVDTTTPPPTGGGPISGVNLPPIASAGINQTITLPTNSVTLNGTGSYDPDGRITRYTWVQLTGPKSAPMSGPFAALNTINWMIEGTYSYQLFVTDDSAATSRSPIVFVTVLPAPVAGMNAGGAAGVDQNPDAVLAENGRFVSNGLVGVKAFPNPFQKQLQVAIGEKFKGRAVIQLLSQDGVIVHREFVEMDGRPVIKDISLGHLASGTYVLQVLSADGRTRYVNKILKQ; translated from the coding sequence ATGAACCTGCAAAAAAGGCTGGGTGCAGTAGTACTATCATTATTAATCACGCTGATGGTTAATGGTCAGAGCAATATTGTTATGCAATCTGACTTTGAGGCAAATAGTATCGTTTACGGTTGGGACTTCCAACATTCCTGTTGTTCTTATAGTTTGACAAGGAGTAACCTGGTCAGGAGGACCGGTAATAATTCCATGCGTGTTGAACTAAGGAGATGGGATGCTGATGTGGAAGGCAGTAAACGTGCCGAGATCGTGGAGAATAGCAATCCTTTCCCTCCCAACCCCGACCAGCGCTGGTTTGCTTTTAGTAATTTCCTTCCTGCTGATTTTCAGCGGGACTCTGCCTATGATCTTTTGGCCCAGTGGGTGGCTGTGGCTTCTGCTACCAGGCAAACCCCAACCCCGCCGCTTTCCCTGCAAATATTCCGCGGGGATTGGGTACTTGTTGTACGTTATGATTCAGTAGATATTAATCAGGATAGGGGAGCCAATATCAGGACAAGGATGATCAACCTTGGGCCATGGCAGCGTGGGGTGTGGAATGACTGGGTCTTCTATTATGAACCTTCCGATAGCGACCAAGGGCTGATCAGGGTTTGGAGGAATAACCAGCTTTTACTGGAATACCGCGGAAAGAATTACTATAAGGGAGCATTCTCCCCTTTCTTTAAGGTAGGGATCTATAAGTGGGCATGGGCAGCAGGTTGGAATGTGCCTGCTGAAACATCAGTGATCAACTCTAGGGTGTATTTTGTCGATAATGTTAGGGTGGGTAACCGAAATGCCATTTTAAATGATTTTGTAATCCCATCCCCGGCTCCTACCAATGCATTGCCTATTGTGTATGGTGGAAACAACCAGGTTTCCAATGCCACTATTGACAGGGCTACCATTAATGGTAGTGCGTCTTATGATACCGATGGAACCATTGTGGAATACCGCTGGACCCAGGAATCAGGACCCAATGTGGCTGCACTGGAGACCCCTAATTCTCCGATTACCAGGATGACCGGACTCGTACAGGGAATGTACAGGTTCAGGTTGACAGCCAGGGACAATGCGGGTGGGGTTGCATATGGTTTTGTAAATGTTGAACAACAGGGATTTTCCACTGCGAACCTCATGCCAATCGTACAAACCGGGCCTACCAGGATTGTTTCCCTTCCAACAACGACTAGTTTTTTGTCTGCAAGTGGTACTTACGACCCTGATGGGTCAATTGTCGGCTATACTTGGACGCAGGAATCCGGTCCGGCTCCTGCCACTATTGTTTCCCCAAATTCAATTAGTACCAATATTTCCGGTTTGGTAAGGGGCAATTATTATTTCAGGCTCACGGCGACCGATAACAGGGGAGGAATGGCTACGGGATATGTGCAAGTCTTTGTTGACAGTTCAGGTACGGGTACCCCGGTTACGACAAACCAACTCCCTGTGCCTGTAACCAATAGCAACCAGACCATTACCCTGCCTACCAATTCAGTTACACTTGATGGTAGGGCCTCCTATGATCCGGATGGCCTTGTGACAAGGTATACCTGGGTTCAATTAACGGGTCCAAGGTCTTCACCGATGTCTACCCCTTCGGCACCCGTAACATCAGTAAACTGGATGACATTGGCAGGTGACTATACCTTCAGGCTATTCATTACTGATGATAGGGGAGCTTCTGCCGGTTCCCAGGTAATCACGATTAAAGTTAATCCGGAAGGTACACCTCCTCCTGTAGATACTACAACACCTCCTCCTACTGGCGGTGGGCCGATCTCAGGAGTTAACCTGCCGCCCATTGCTTCAGCAGGTATTAACCAAACGATTACCCTTCCGACCAATTCAGTTACCCTGAATGGTACTGGATCATATGACCCTGATGGCAGAATCACCAGGTACACCTGGGTGCAACTGACCGGACCCAAGAGTGCGCCAATGTCTGGTCCGTTTGCGGCTTTGAACACCATCAACTGGATGATCGAGGGAACCTATTCCTACCAATTGTTTGTAACCGATGATTCTGCGGCAACGAGTCGGTCACCTATTGTCTTTGTCACCGTTTTACCTGCGCCTGTTGCAGGCATGAATGCAGGCGGGGCAGCTGGAGTTGATCAGAATCCGGATGCGGTACTGGCCGAAAATGGACGATTCGTTTCGAATGGCCTGGTAGGGGTGAAAGCATTCCCCAATCCTTTCCAGAAGCAATTGCAAGTGGCGATTGGTGAAAAATTCAAAGGAAGGGCAGTGATCCAACTGCTCAGCCAGGATGGCGTTATTGTCCATCGTGAGTTTGTGGAAATGGATGGGCGTCCCGTTATAAAAGACATATCATTAGGGCATCTTGCTTCAGGAACTTACGTGTTGCAAGTCCTTTCCGCTGATGGCCGAACGAGGTATGTCAATAAGATTTTGAAGCAGTAG
- a CDS encoding STAS domain-containing protein has translation MQVKIDTKEKFHVITIVDEKITANMTEELQNSLLVYLQNDVKNLVLKMGNVVLMDTEAAEALVKIQQNFYENNASFVVCELHPDLENFLDQHQLLEIMSATPTESEAWDIVQMEEIERELLDDSEPMF, from the coding sequence ATGCAGGTCAAAATTGATACCAAGGAAAAATTCCATGTCATTACGATCGTTGACGAAAAAATTACTGCTAATATGACAGAAGAGCTGCAGAACAGTTTATTGGTTTACCTGCAAAATGACGTTAAAAACCTTGTACTGAAAATGGGCAATGTAGTCCTGATGGATACGGAAGCCGCTGAAGCCTTAGTTAAGATACAGCAAAACTTTTACGAAAACAACGCCTCTTTTGTTGTCTGCGAACTGCATCCTGATTTGGAGAACTTCCTTGACCAGCATCAGTTATTAGAGATCATGAGCGCTACCCCTACCGAGAGCGAAGCCTGGGATATCGTACAGATGGAGGAGATTGAAAGGGAGTTACTGGATGACAGTGAGCCGATGTTTTAA
- a CDS encoding ATP-dependent Clp protease ATP-binding subunit: MDNNFSAQVKEIISFSREEALRLGNDFIGTEHLLLGLIREGDNTAVRILKSFNVDLYELRKEVELAVKDKTGKNIANINSLPLTKQAEKVIRVTVLEAKALKSPTVETEHLMLSILKNKENIATQILNQFDVDYDLFRNELGVVKSNDVRSEYSDENDDDFDEEKKYSQQKAKQPGNTKSKTPVLDNFGRDITRLAETGALDPIVGREEEIERVSQILSRRKKNNPILIGEPGVGKTAIVEGLALRIVQRKVSRVLFDKRVISLDLAALVAGTKYRGQFEERMKAIMNELEKNRDVILFIDEIHTIVGAGGASGSLDASNIFKPALARGELQCIGASTLDEYRMYIEKDGALDRRFQKVLVEPPSIDETIQILNNIKPKYEEYHNVNYSEDAIDACVKLSDRYMTDRLLPDKAIDVLDEVGARVHLKNINVPQEILDLEKKIEEVKNEKNRVVKSQKFEEAASLRDTEKRLQEELEKAKAQWEEESKHKRYPITEEDIAEVVSMMTGIPVKRMVQAESEKLKKMAEDMRGMVIGQDEAIQKVVKAIQRNRVGLKDPKKPVGTFIFLGPTGVGKTELAKSLARYMFDSEDALIRIDMSEYMEKFTVSRLIGAPPGYVGYEEGGQLTEKVRRKPYSVILLDEIEKAHPDIYNILLQVLDDGQLTDGLGRKVDFKNTLIIMTSNIGVRQLKDFGEGVGFATAARTSNVEENSKAVIEKALKRTFSPEFLNRIDDVVIFNSLSKENIFQIIDILLKGVMKRLNNLGFSLELTEEAKSFIADKGYDQQFGARPLHRALQKYLEDPLAEEILNMTIKEGDVLIADLDKENNKITFRLKESSSKVEKSEAS; this comes from the coding sequence ATGGACAACAATTTTTCCGCCCAGGTAAAGGAGATTATCTCGTTCAGCAGGGAAGAAGCATTGCGGCTGGGGAATGATTTTATTGGTACTGAGCACCTTCTGCTTGGGCTGATAAGGGAAGGTGATAATACCGCTGTCCGCATCTTAAAGAGTTTCAACGTGGACCTTTATGAATTGCGTAAAGAGGTTGAGCTGGCTGTGAAGGACAAAACAGGGAAGAATATTGCTAATATCAATAGCTTGCCATTGACCAAACAGGCAGAAAAGGTAATTCGTGTTACCGTTCTGGAGGCCAAGGCATTAAAGAGCCCTACTGTTGAGACTGAACACCTCATGCTTTCGATTCTGAAGAACAAGGAGAATATTGCAACACAAATACTAAACCAGTTTGACGTGGATTATGACCTTTTCAGGAATGAGTTGGGCGTAGTGAAGAGCAATGACGTACGTAGTGAGTACTCAGATGAGAATGATGATGATTTCGATGAGGAAAAGAAATATAGCCAGCAAAAAGCCAAGCAGCCAGGTAATACCAAGAGCAAGACTCCAGTATTGGATAACTTTGGTCGCGATATTACCCGCCTTGCAGAAACCGGTGCCCTGGATCCAATTGTAGGTCGTGAAGAGGAGATCGAAAGGGTATCGCAGATCCTTTCCCGCAGGAAGAAGAATAATCCCATCCTGATAGGTGAACCCGGAGTAGGTAAGACTGCCATTGTAGAGGGGTTGGCCCTTAGGATTGTTCAACGCAAAGTTTCCCGGGTTCTGTTCGATAAGCGGGTGATTTCCCTTGACCTGGCAGCACTGGTTGCCGGCACCAAGTACAGGGGGCAGTTCGAGGAGCGCATGAAGGCGATCATGAATGAGTTGGAAAAGAATCGCGATGTCATTTTATTTATCGATGAAATCCACACTATCGTTGGTGCGGGTGGGGCAAGCGGATCACTGGATGCTTCCAATATCTTCAAGCCTGCATTGGCCAGGGGTGAATTGCAATGCATTGGTGCGTCAACCCTTGATGAATACAGGATGTATATCGAGAAAGATGGGGCCCTTGACCGTCGTTTCCAGAAGGTTTTGGTAGAACCGCCAAGTATAGATGAGACCATCCAGATCCTGAACAATATCAAGCCCAAGTACGAGGAGTACCATAATGTCAATTACTCAGAAGACGCTATTGATGCCTGTGTTAAGCTGAGTGATCGCTATATGACCGACAGGTTGCTTCCTGATAAGGCCATTGACGTGTTGGATGAAGTTGGCGCCAGGGTTCACCTCAAGAATATCAATGTTCCCCAGGAGATACTTGACCTGGAAAAGAAGATCGAGGAGGTGAAGAATGAGAAGAACAGGGTGGTGAAGAGCCAGAAATTTGAAGAGGCTGCTTCCCTGAGGGATACAGAGAAAAGACTGCAGGAGGAACTGGAGAAGGCAAAGGCCCAGTGGGAAGAAGAAAGCAAGCACAAGCGTTACCCCATTACAGAAGAAGATATCGCTGAAGTGGTGAGCATGATGACCGGTATACCGGTTAAGCGTATGGTTCAGGCAGAAAGTGAGAAACTGAAGAAAATGGCTGAAGACATGAGGGGAATGGTGATTGGCCAGGACGAAGCCATCCAGAAAGTGGTGAAGGCCATCCAGCGTAACCGTGTAGGCCTAAAGGATCCCAAGAAACCGGTTGGAACCTTCATTTTCCTTGGACCCACAGGGGTAGGTAAGACAGAATTGGCCAAGAGCCTTGCCAGGTATATGTTCGATAGTGAGGATGCCCTCATCAGGATCGACATGAGTGAATACATGGAAAAATTTACTGTTAGTCGCCTGATTGGTGCCCCTCCCGGCTATGTAGGATATGAAGAGGGCGGTCAGTTGACCGAAAAGGTTCGTCGCAAACCCTACTCCGTAATATTGTTGGATGAGATAGAGAAGGCACACCCGGATATTTACAATATCCTGTTGCAGGTATTGGATGACGGCCAGCTTACAGACGGATTGGGTCGTAAGGTGGACTTTAAGAATACCCTTATCATCATGACCTCCAATATTGGGGTGCGTCAATTGAAAGATTTTGGTGAAGGAGTTGGATTCGCTACCGCTGCAAGGACTTCCAATGTTGAAGAGAACAGTAAGGCCGTAATTGAAAAGGCATTGAAGCGTACCTTCTCACCTGAATTCCTGAACAGGATCGACGATGTAGTGATCTTCAATTCACTTTCCAAGGAGAATATCTTCCAGATCATTGATATCCTGTTGAAGGGTGTAATGAAGCGACTCAACAACCTTGGCTTTAGCCTGGAGTTGACAGAAGAGGCAAAGAGCTTTATTGCAGACAAGGGTTATGACCAGCAGTTTGGTGCAAGGCCGCTGCACAGGGCACTCCAGAAATACCTGGAAGATCCATTGGCAGAAGAGATCCTTAACATGACCATCAAGGAAGGCGATGTCTTGATAGCTGACCTCGACAAGGAAAATAATAAGATAACTTTCCGTCTGAAGGAATCTTCCTCTAAAGTTGAAAAGTCTGAAGCTTCCTAA
- a CDS encoding alpha/beta hydrolase-fold protein: MKKITSTLFLISFIVLTACAQHKVNIIIEKYPAFTGDGPLYLAGDFNNWDPAHERSKLIKLADGRYAFRSDNVPGGDYQFKVTRGSWETVESGPTGQPIANRQLSIVSDTTVVLAIEGWGDAFGTRKKPVSTSSSQVRVMDTAFFMPQLGRTRRVWIYLPKDYYDSKGKYPVLYMHDGQNLFDNLTSYAGEWGVDEALDSLDKGFIVVGIDNGQEKRMNEYNPNDNPRFGKGEGAEYLEFIVKTLKPHIDKHYRTSRKPEHTAIAGSSMGGLISFYAGLWYPGVFGKVGVFSPSFWISPAIEKELDQASVNRKKISQQYYFFAGGKEGGNMVPDMERVVGLMKAKGLYDLNAIIDPNGMHNESSWRKHMSGFIDWLKFGGK; this comes from the coding sequence ATGAAAAAGATCACATCAACCTTATTCCTCATTTCCTTTATAGTCCTTACGGCTTGTGCCCAACACAAGGTCAATATCATCATTGAGAAGTATCCTGCATTTACGGGAGACGGGCCACTTTACCTGGCGGGTGATTTTAATAACTGGGACCCTGCCCATGAAAGAAGCAAACTGATAAAACTAGCTGATGGCCGTTATGCGTTCAGGTCTGATAATGTGCCCGGTGGCGATTATCAGTTTAAGGTGACCAGGGGCAGCTGGGAAACTGTTGAATCGGGACCAACTGGCCAACCAATCGCTAACAGGCAGTTATCCATCGTTTCTGATACCACTGTTGTTTTGGCCATTGAAGGCTGGGGTGATGCATTTGGAACAAGGAAGAAGCCTGTATCAACTTCTTCCAGCCAGGTAAGGGTTATGGATACGGCTTTTTTCATGCCTCAGTTGGGAAGGACCAGAAGGGTCTGGATCTATTTGCCAAAGGACTACTATGACAGTAAAGGAAAATATCCGGTATTGTATATGCACGACGGGCAAAACCTGTTTGATAACCTGACATCATATGCGGGTGAGTGGGGGGTTGATGAAGCCCTGGACTCCCTTGACAAAGGATTCATTGTTGTAGGCATCGATAATGGCCAGGAAAAAAGGATGAATGAATACAATCCCAATGACAATCCAAGGTTTGGTAAGGGGGAAGGGGCGGAGTACCTGGAGTTTATTGTAAAGACCTTGAAACCCCATATTGATAAACATTATCGTACTTCAAGGAAGCCTGAACATACTGCTATTGCAGGGAGCTCCATGGGTGGGCTGATCTCCTTTTATGCCGGGTTATGGTATCCGGGGGTGTTTGGGAAAGTGGGGGTTTTTTCGCCCTCATTCTGGATCAGCCCAGCCATTGAAAAGGAGCTTGACCAAGCTTCGGTCAACAGGAAGAAGATATCCCAGCAGTATTATTTCTTTGCCGGGGGAAAGGAAGGTGGTAATATGGTTCCCGATATGGAAAGGGTTGTTGGGTTAATGAAAGCAAAGGGACTTTATGACCTAAATGCAATAATTGACCCCAATGGCATGCACAATGAATCAAGCTGGCGAAAGCATATGTCGGGATTTATTGACTGGCTGAAATTTGGCGGGAAGTAA
- a CDS encoding glutamine synthetase III family protein: protein MSLRFSAIDLINQGKEVTVSGAAKITAIFGENVFTLQKARSFLSDEAYKSLVASIKGSKKIDRAVANQIAAGIRQWAESKGVTHYTHWFQPLTGTTAEKHDSFFTLKSDGTAIEEFDGAALIQQEPDASSFPSGGIRATFEARGYTAWDPSSPAFIMEIGHGKTLCIPTIFVSYTGETLDYKAPLLKSLESLNKHAVDVANYFDKNVTKITATLGWEQEYFLVDEAMFNARPDLVLSGRTVFGHSSAKGQQLEDHYFGAIPERVYAFMRDFEEESYKLGIPLRTRHNEVAPAQFECAPIFEEVSVAVDHNTLLMDIMNRVARRHKLRVLLHEKPFAGINGSGKHNNWSMATDTGVNLLAPGKTPKTNFMFLTFFVNTIKAVHDYSDLLRASIASAGNDHRLGANEAPPAIISVFIGQYLTKVLNEVKERVNDNFDEQDEAILKLDLHRSIPELLLDNTDRNRTSPFAFTGNKFEFRAVGSSANCANAMTVLNTIMAETLKQFKKEVDALIEKGEKKEIAIMHVIREYIVASEKVLFEGDGYSEAWAQEAERRGLPNVKTTPLALDAMVTEKAMHLFESNSVLTHKELEARHEIELEKYIKHVQIEARIMGELCTSHVLPAAIKYQNVLINNIRGLKEIGLDESTYANQKQILGKISEHINILSDLVEKMIEARKVCNAMENTRTKAIAYESQVKAPYFDAIRYRVDKLELLVDDTYWLLPKYREMLFLR, encoded by the coding sequence ATGTCATTACGTTTCAGTGCAATCGACCTAATCAACCAAGGTAAGGAGGTTACGGTTTCTGGTGCAGCCAAGATCACTGCAATTTTTGGTGAAAATGTTTTCACCCTTCAGAAGGCCCGCTCCTTCCTCAGTGACGAAGCTTACAAAAGCCTCGTGGCTTCTATTAAGGGAAGCAAGAAAATTGATCGTGCAGTAGCTAACCAAATTGCTGCCGGAATCCGCCAATGGGCAGAAAGCAAAGGGGTAACCCACTATACCCACTGGTTCCAACCCTTAACTGGTACAACGGCTGAAAAGCATGATTCCTTTTTTACCCTGAAAAGTGATGGCACCGCTATCGAAGAGTTTGACGGCGCAGCATTGATCCAGCAAGAACCTGATGCATCTTCATTCCCCAGTGGCGGTATCCGTGCAACTTTTGAAGCACGCGGTTATACGGCCTGGGATCCTTCCTCTCCTGCATTCATCATGGAAATTGGCCATGGCAAGACGCTTTGTATACCTACCATTTTTGTTTCCTATACAGGTGAAACCCTTGACTACAAGGCGCCACTTCTGAAATCACTCGAATCACTCAACAAACATGCTGTTGATGTTGCCAATTACTTTGACAAGAATGTCACTAAAATAACCGCTACCCTCGGCTGGGAACAAGAATACTTCCTGGTGGATGAGGCCATGTTCAATGCCCGTCCCGACCTCGTATTGAGTGGCAGGACTGTATTTGGCCATTCCTCCGCTAAAGGCCAGCAGTTGGAAGACCACTATTTCGGTGCTATTCCTGAGCGCGTTTACGCTTTTATGCGTGACTTTGAAGAAGAGTCCTATAAACTGGGTATTCCCCTGAGGACCCGCCACAATGAGGTTGCCCCGGCCCAGTTCGAATGTGCCCCGATTTTTGAAGAGGTAAGTGTTGCTGTTGACCACAACACCCTGCTGATGGACATCATGAACCGTGTAGCCCGTCGCCACAAACTTCGCGTACTGTTGCATGAGAAGCCATTCGCTGGTATCAACGGTAGCGGCAAGCACAATAACTGGAGTATGGCAACAGATACCGGCGTTAACCTGCTGGCTCCTGGCAAAACGCCTAAGACCAACTTCATGTTCCTTACCTTCTTCGTCAATACCATCAAGGCTGTACATGATTATTCTGACCTGCTCCGCGCTTCCATCGCTTCTGCAGGAAACGACCACCGTCTCGGTGCAAATGAAGCTCCCCCGGCAATCATATCCGTGTTCATTGGCCAATACCTGACCAAGGTACTGAATGAAGTTAAGGAGCGCGTTAATGACAATTTCGATGAGCAGGATGAAGCCATCCTGAAGCTTGACCTCCACAGGAGCATTCCTGAACTGCTGTTGGATAATACTGACCGTAACCGTACTTCACCTTTTGCCTTTACCGGTAACAAGTTTGAATTCCGTGCGGTGGGCTCATCTGCCAACTGTGCCAACGCCATGACCGTACTGAACACCATCATGGCCGAAACACTGAAGCAATTCAAGAAGGAAGTTGACGCCCTCATCGAAAAGGGAGAGAAAAAAGAGATCGCCATCATGCATGTGATCCGCGAATACATCGTTGCCAGTGAAAAAGTTCTTTTCGAAGGTGATGGCTATAGCGAAGCATGGGCACAGGAAGCAGAAAGAAGGGGCTTGCCTAATGTTAAGACAACCCCGCTCGCCCTGGATGCCATGGTTACTGAAAAGGCTATGCACCTGTTCGAAAGCAACAGCGTATTGACCCATAAAGAACTGGAAGCCCGCCATGAGATCGAACTGGAAAAATACATCAAGCACGTACAGATCGAAGCCCGTATCATGGGTGAACTCTGCACCAGCCATGTATTGCCTGCTGCCATCAAGTACCAGAATGTATTGATCAATAACATCAGGGGCCTTAAGGAAATCGGTCTTGATGAAAGCACCTATGCTAACCAGAAGCAGATCCTGGGCAAGATCAGTGAGCATATCAACATCCTGAGCGACCTGGTAGAGAAAATGATCGAAGCACGTAAGGTTTGCAATGCCATGGAAAACACCAGGACCAAGGCTATCGCTTACGAAAGCCAGGTGAAAGCCCCCTATTTCGATGCCATACGCTATCGTGTAGACAAGCTTGAATTGCTGGTAGATGACACCTACTGGCTCCTGCCCAAGTATCGTGAAATGTTGTTCCTGCGCTAA
- the cmk gene encoding (d)CMP kinase has protein sequence MAGRKNIIITIDGWSSCGKSTLARQLARELNYVYIDSGAMYRAITLYFLRNHVDWTDPAQVMEALGNIQLEFRFNEQSQKSEIYLNDENVEYLIRDLVIAEKVSDIAAIREVREFAVGQQQEMGKRKGIVMDGRDIGTVVFPKAELKIFMTADNAVRVERRFKELFEKNPNISIEEVKNNLEMRDYIDSHRDVSPLRQAEDALVLDNSNLTMGEQLKLAMKWVNEKLLV, from the coding sequence ATGGCAGGCAGGAAAAATATCATAATTACTATCGATGGATGGAGTAGTTGCGGAAAAAGTACGCTGGCCCGTCAATTGGCCCGTGAATTGAATTATGTTTATATCGATAGTGGCGCCATGTACAGGGCAATCACCCTTTACTTCTTACGCAACCATGTTGACTGGACCGATCCTGCCCAGGTAATGGAGGCGCTAGGTAATATCCAATTGGAGTTCAGGTTCAATGAGCAGAGCCAGAAAAGTGAGATATACCTGAATGATGAGAATGTTGAGTACCTGATCAGGGACCTCGTTATTGCGGAGAAGGTGAGTGATATTGCCGCCATTCGGGAGGTAAGGGAGTTTGCTGTGGGGCAACAACAGGAAATGGGGAAAAGGAAGGGAATAGTGATGGATGGAAGGGATATCGGTACTGTTGTTTTCCCCAAGGCAGAACTAAAGATCTTTATGACTGCCGACAATGCGGTAAGGGTGGAGCGCAGGTTCAAGGAGTTATTTGAAAAGAATCCCAATATTTCCATTGAGGAAGTAAAAAACAACCTTGAAATGCGGGATTATATTGATAGTCATAGGGATGTTTCCCCCCTGCGGCAGGCTGAGGACGCCCTGGTTTTGGACAATAGCAACCTCACGATGGGCGAACAATTAAAGCTGGCTATGAAGTGGGTCAATGAAAAATTGCTTGTTTAA
- a CDS encoding ribonuclease Z produces the protein MLAVTILGNNSALPAFDRHPTAQVITLDEYLFLVDCGEGTQMQLAKYKIRRSKIQHIFISHLHGDHYFGLIGLVTSMGLLGREQELNIYAPAELAEIINFQLKVADTVLPYQLKFYPLGEDGIIVNNDKFKVSSFKVSHRIPCWGFRFEQVRAPRRVNPEKARQFEVPAAFFDRLKWGHNYTNKAGDLIENDWVTDPAPSPKSYVYSADTCYNESLIEKAKGATLLYHETTYLKDLEDRAAKRFHCTTHQAATIAARAGVERLIIGHFSSKYEKLEQFEEEAKEVFANTQLAIEGVTYRL, from the coding sequence ATGCTGGCTGTAACTATACTTGGCAACAATTCTGCTTTACCCGCTTTCGACAGGCATCCAACGGCCCAGGTCATCACCCTGGACGAATACCTGTTCCTTGTCGATTGCGGTGAAGGAACCCAGATGCAGCTTGCCAAGTACAAGATCAGGCGCAGTAAGATCCAGCATATCTTCATTTCCCATCTTCACGGCGACCATTATTTTGGCCTGATTGGCCTTGTCACAAGTATGGGCCTGTTGGGACGGGAACAGGAACTGAACATTTACGCCCCCGCCGAATTAGCGGAGATCATCAATTTTCAATTAAAAGTGGCTGATACGGTCCTTCCTTACCAGTTGAAGTTTTATCCCCTTGGTGAAGACGGCATTATTGTCAATAATGACAAATTCAAGGTTTCCAGCTTTAAGGTTAGCCACCGGATCCCTTGCTGGGGATTCAGGTTCGAGCAGGTAAGGGCACCTAGAAGGGTAAACCCTGAAAAAGCCAGGCAGTTCGAAGTCCCGGCTGCCTTTTTTGACAGGCTTAAGTGGGGGCACAACTACACCAACAAGGCCGGGGATCTCATTGAGAATGATTGGGTAACGGATCCCGCCCCCTCCCCCAAATCTTACGTTTATTCAGCAGATACCTGCTATAATGAGTCCCTGATAGAGAAGGCAAAAGGCGCCACCCTTCTTTACCACGAAACGACCTATCTCAAGGACCTGGAAGACCGGGCAGCCAAACGTTTCCACTGTACTACCCACCAGGCTGCAACCATCGCGGCAAGGGCTGGGGTGGAAAGACTGATCATTGGCCATTTCAGTTCCAAATATGAGAAACTGGAACAGTTTGAGGAGGAAGCAAAGGAAGTCTTTGCAAATACCCAATTGGCCATTGAAGGGGTAACCTACCGCCTGTAA